The following proteins are co-located in the Prionailurus viverrinus isolate Anna chromosome A1, UM_Priviv_1.0, whole genome shotgun sequence genome:
- the CPLX2 gene encoding complexin-2 — MDFVMKQALGGATKDMGKMLGGEEEKDPDAQKKEEERQEALRQQEEERKAKHARMEAEREKVRQQIRDKYGLKKKEEKEAEEKAALEQPCEGSLTRPKKAIPAGCGDEEEEEEESILDTVLKYLPGPLQDMFKK, encoded by the exons ATGGACTTCGTCATGAAGCAGGCCCTTGGAG GGGCCACCAAGGATATGGGGAAGAtgctggggggagaggaggagaaggacccAGACGcgcagaagaaggaggaggagcgaCAGGAAGCACTgcggcagcaggaggaggagcgTAAGGCCAAGCATGCGCGCATGGAAGCTGAGCGTGAGAAGGTCCGGCAGCAGATCCGAGACAAG TACGGgctgaagaagaaggaagagaaggaggcagaggagaaggcaGCCCTGGAGCAGCCCTGCGAGGGAAGCCTGACCCGGCCCAAGAAGGCTATCCCTGCAGGCTGcggggatgaggaggaggaagaggaggagagcaTCCTGGACACGGTGCTCAAATACCTCCCCGGGCCACTGCAGGACATGTTCAAGAAGTAA